One stretch of Cydia pomonella isolate Wapato2018A chromosome 24, ilCydPomo1, whole genome shotgun sequence DNA includes these proteins:
- the LOC133531123 gene encoding transmembrane channel-like protein 7, with product MSGGNSSKGKSHARHSGWEEAGGEFYQELYPGAEQELFDNLQRADANKLATLLPSKQARTTTVKRVRSQNERRQSTYARTTQSRDIHLSMLPDLSENLSNEERTWEEIMQIKAMPVPMSQKRDLKARLQNATKLRLVGFEQLQWRQRKVWHRFRIRFTEIMGKLELWQSPMREIEGSFGTGVVSYFLFLRWLLFLNLVISLVVVTFLILPKTLLVEDTQECNEDFPNSTECCSEAYLEKNLTDSNIFFDVIQGTGWMERTILFYGVYSNQIYTYFLEGLLNSRMYYNMPLAYILVPISWALLSLIAIVKTGAKGFKERLVESEGQFYMYCNLVFGGWDFCIHNDKSAKIKHKAIYNEVKGCLEQERFKEEKQLRSKETQILLHLKRIFINLIVFAILIASGILIYLTFNYTIDKLGELLSDSNLSSNFDAANATQAQPITLRLFREGSYSFSQLQTTLLEFLPYICIVALNIIVPELFSYLIKFEDYTPASVIIVTLLRTVLLRLSSLGVLLSQIYHRITGKHGGVCAYNNDDSLALECWETYVGQQLYKLILTDFALQFFTTFFINLPRAFIARHTVSRCFKIIGEQDFYLPKHVLDIVYTQTIIWMGTFFCPFLPIMGTVFYFIIFYVKKFTCLVNCTPSPVVYKASKSKSLFMSVLLLGFVVSIVPVAYSIAEIYPSVNCGPYRGLTTVWSFAVSTFVNLPPAIREFVFFIGTSTFAIPAFAVMLFALYYYWAVAAANRHMVVVLKNQLVLEGHDKQFLLNRLSAFIRQHQKRCERRNRASFADDDSSIRQSSR from the exons ATGTCAGGCGGCAACTCATCAAAGGGCAAGTCCCACGCCCGCCACTCCGGCTGGGAGGAGGCGGGGGGAGAGTTCTACCAAGAGTTATACCCTGGAGCTGAGCAAGAATTATTTGACAATCTACAGCGAGCCGATGCCAACAAACTAGCGACACTATTGCCTTCAAAGCAGGCGAGAA CAACGACAGTGAAACGCGTACGGTCTCAGAATGAACGAAGACAATCCACCTACGCGCGCACCACTCAGAGCCGAGACATACATCTGTCTATGTTGCCCGACCTATCAG AGAACCTGTCAAATGAGGAACGGACATGGGAGGAGATCATGCAGATCAAGGCCATGCCGGTGCCCATGAGCCAAAAGAGGGACCTCAAGGCCAGGCTACAG AACGCTACAAAACTCCGCCTCGTGGGCTTCGAGCAGCTCCAATGGCGTCAAAGAAAAGTATGGCATCGCTTCCGCATCCGGTTCACGGAAATTATGGGCAAACTGGAACTTTGGCAGTCCCCCATGCGAGAGATAGAGGGCAGCTTCGGCACTGGTGTGGTATCGTACTTCCTATTCCTACGCTGGCTACTATTCCTAAACCTAGTAATATCACTAGTTGTAGTCACCTTCCTAATATTACCAAAGACTTTACTAGTCGAAGACACTCAAGAATGTAATGAGGACTTCCCTAATTCCACGGAGTGTTGTTCCGAAGCGTATTTGGAAAAGAATTTAACTGacagtaatatttttttcgatgtAATACAGGGCACTGGATGGATGGAAAGAACAATTTTGTTCTACGGTGTATATAGCAACCAAATATATACGTACTTTTTAGAAGGTTTGTTGAATTCACGAATGTATTATAACATGCCATTGGCGTATATATTAGTACCTATATCTTGGGCGCTGTTATCTTTGATAGCAATAGTCAAAACCGGAGCGAAAGGATTCAAAGAAAGGTTAGTAGAAAGCGAGGGACAATTCTACATGTATTGTAACCTGGTGTTTGGTGGGTGGGATTTCTGCATACATAATGACAAGTCGGCGAAAATAAAACACAAGGCGATATACAACGAAGTCAAGGGATGTCTTGAACAGGAGAGGTTTAAAGAAGAAAAGCAACTTAGAAGCAAAGAGACTCAGATATTATTGCATTTGAAACgaatttttatcaatttaatcGTTTTTGCCATATTAATAGCGTCTGGTATACTTATCTATCTAACATTTAACTATACTATAGATAAACTCGGCGAGTTATTAAGCGACTCGAATTTGTCATCGAATTTCGACGCTGCTAACGCGACGCAAGCGCAACCTATAACCTTAAGGCTATTCAGAGAAGGATCATATTCCTTTAGCCAATTGCAAACCACTTTACTCGAGTTCCTTCCATACATTTGCATCGTCGCTTTGAACATTATTGTACCAGAACTCTTCAGttatttaatcaaatttgaagATTATACGCCAGCTAGTGTTATAATAGTAACATTGCTCAGAACAGTCCTGCTCAGACTATCTTCATTAGGCGTTCTTTTAAGCCAAATATATCACAGAATCACGGGGAAACACGGTGGAGTCTGTGCATATAATAACGATGATTCTCTAGCCTTAGAATGCTGGGAAACATACGTAGGCCAACAATTATACAAGTTGATACTTACCGATTTCGCGTTGCAATTCTTCACAACCTTCTTTATCAATTTACCTAGAGCTTTCATAGCACGCCATACTGTTAGTCGATGCTTTAAAATCATTGGCGAACAAGATTTCTACTTACCAAAACATGTCTTAGACATAGTTTATACACAAACTATCATCTGGATGGGTACTTTTTTCTGTCCATTCCTACCGATAATGGGGACTGTGTTTTACTTTATAATATTCTACGTGAAAAAATTCACTTGCTTAGTAAATTGCACGCCTTCCCCTGTTGTATACAAAGCGTCTAAATCTAAAAGTCTTTTCATGTCAGTGTTACTTCTAGGTTTCGTTGTGTCTATCGTCCCGGTCGCTTATTCTATCGCTGAAATATACCCTTCAGTTAACTGCGGGCCTTATAGAGGTTTGACAACTGTCTGGTCATTCGCTGTAAGCACTTTTGTTAACTTACCGCCCGCTATAAGAGAATTCGTGTTTTTCATAGGAACGTCAACTTTTGCGATCCCCGCGTTCGCTGTAATGCTATTCGCTTTATACTACTACTGGGCTGTTGCGGCAGCTAATAGACATATGGTAGTAGTTTTAAAGAATCAACTAGTCCTAGAAGGGCATGATAAGCAGTTCTTGCTGAATAGATTGAGCGCTTTCATTAGACAGCATCAAAAAAGGTGTGAGAGGAGGAACAGAGCGAGTTTTGCAGACGATGATTCGTCTATTAGGCAGAGTTCTAGGTAG